The nucleotide sequence AAGGCTGCACAAATCCTTGGATTGACTCAACCGAAACTCTCGAACCTGTTAAGTGGAAAATTCCGGGGAATTAGCGAAGCGAAGATGTTGGAATGTCTGGCTCGTCTTGGCCGGGACGTAAAGATTGTAGTGGGTGCCCCCGTAAGAGGCAAGACGCTGGTCGTGTTAAAGTGGTCTTTGCCTGATTCGAAATACGGCTAAGACACTTCCGTTGATTAGCATTCAATAATCTGACAAAGAACTCGACGAATCCCATTTATAACCATTGGATAGAATGGCGGATGATGACCTTGAGACTTACAGGAAAAAAAAATCATAATTTTAAGAGGCAAGCGGTTTTGAATCCATTTACAAAGATGTAACTGTTAACATTAGACCAAAAGACTTGAATAGAGGTTTATTGTTTCTTGCATAGATTATATCTCGGATTAAGCATTCGCTCTTTACGTTACGAGTTGATTACAAAAGCGGATTGATAATTTGCACCCCCTCAATCACCTGACCATGTCGAAGGTCTTCACTTAAAATTTTATTACACTGAGACAGGATGGCCGCACTGATGATATTTGCATCCCAAAACGAAAGATGATATTTTTGAACAATTTCAAAAGTCTTTTCAAGAGAACTCCGGTCTTCCATGTAAATATTCCAGCTGAATAAATCTAAAATTGCCGCCTTCGCGCTTTTAAAATCCATTTTTACAGGGAGCTTAGCCGTAACCGTCACAAAAAACTCTTTTAGAACCTGAAGACTGAGCACCCCATTTGAAGTTTCCCAGAGATCTTTTAATATCTGAGTTGCTTTTTCTTTTTTAACCCTATCTGAACTGTCAAAACAATATACCAATATATTGGTATCCAAAAAAATCTTATCTTTCATGAAGCGCATCTCTTTGGAATTGACGTTTTGAATAATTCAGAAAATATTTTTTACGGGTTAATTTGAAAAAATCTTCCTTTGCCTCCTCATTCTTTTTTTCTGATTTTAAAATTGATTCCAGGTAATCAGCCAGTAATTGGGAAACGCTGGTATCTTTCTGAGCCGCTAAAACTTTTGCTTCTTTTGCAAGCTCTTCTTCCAACGTAATGGTAATATTTCTTTTCATAGACATCTCCTCACAGAAATAATGTTACACGATTTCTGCGTAAACTTCAAGTGTGCTTTTCTTGTGCTAGATTAAACCAAAACAAATGGAATTCTCAGGAATAGATAGAAACAATGGACTGCTTTAAATTGATTGATTTTTAAGACGTTTACGGAAAACCAGCCTAAAATCAAGCCCTTGTTAAAATTCATTGAATCCAACTGGCAGTCTGAAGGTCGCGAGTTCGATCCTCGCCAGCTCCACTTCTCTACTTTTTCATCGAAAGGAGCCGTGCTTTCGCCTGCTCATCTTCGGCTTCCTTGATCATCCCCTTTTTTTGATACAAACGCGACAGATTGGTATGCCCCATCACTTCATCCGGTGCGATTTCACAAAATCGTTGTAAAACCCGAATAGCGTCATCCAGCCGCTGAGCCCTCTGGTACATTTCTCCTAGCGCTTCGAGTCCGTTTGCAAACCCAGGATCGATTTCTATTGCCTTTTCCAGGTTTCCGATTGCTTCATTAAGTTTGTTTTCACGAAAATTTTTCATGGCTTCCCGATAAAGGGTCTTGAGTTCTTCCATCGAATGTCCTTTCATTTGCACCGAAACGTTTTTTTTAAAAAGATTTTTAAGAGCGTATGATTTTGGTCGACTTTTCCCTCTTTTGTCAAGGTTTATGCTTGACTTTTTCGGGTATTAACCTAAAATAAGAAGAATGAGTTTTTCCACAATTGAAAGGAACAGTATGGCGGCTAAAGGCACAGAACGATCACGAGAATTAAAACGAAAAAGGGTAAAAAAGAAACAAAAACTTCAGATAAAAATTAAAGAGCAGAAAAAACAATCTCGTCCTAAAAAACAAAAAACCGCGAAATAATTCTTCCAACCCATACGTAAGTCATTGAAAAACCTGGCCGTTGAGAAGGGAGTAGGTGTCCCCTTTATCAATGGATCAGGGTTATCATCGTCTTTTCAATGAGCTTGGCATCAACCGGTTTAATGACCACTTCCCCGATTGTTTTCGGAAGAATGAAATAAATCTGTCCGGCCTTGACCTTTTTGTCGAAAGCCATACTTTTTAATATCTCTTTCCTTTTTAATTTGGGCAATAAGGCTGGCAGATTAAGTGATTCAATCAGGTTTTTTTGCCTCTCCACCAAATCCTTTGAACAGTCGCCCCCGTTTAAGGCAACCGACGCCGCGAAATGCATTCCAATGGCAATCGCCTCACCATGCCGGTAGGTTTTATATCGGGTGACTGCTTCGATGGCATGACCCATCGTATGGCCGTAATTTAAGATTTTTCTTAAACCCGATTCTTTTTCATCCTGACTGACCACATGGGCTTTTATCTCACATGATCTTTTCACCAGGTGAAAAACCGTTTCAGGATCTTTCTGAAGAATCAGATCCCTGCTTTTTTCAAGAAACTCAAACAGTTTTTCGTCATCTATGACTCCGTACTTGATGACCTCGGCCAAACCTGAAGTGTAATCTCTTTTCTTAAGGGTTTGAAGAAATTCCGTATCCATCCACACAAATCCTGGCTGGTGAAAGATCCCGATCAGATTTTTCCCCAAAGGGTGATTGACCCCGGTTTTTCCTCCGATACTTGAATCGACCTGGGCGATTAAGGTCGTAGGAACTTGAACAAACGGCGTCCCTCTTAAAAAAGTGCCTGAGACAAAACCTGCGAGGTCTCCAATGACACCTCCCCCGAAAGCAAGAATAGGAGACCCTCTTTCAAACTTATTTTTTAACAATTCCCCTATCGCGTAATTGACCCATCGAATATTTTTATATCGTTCCCCATCCGGAATTTGAATGACCAAAATTTTAAACCCCGCGCCAACCAAAGACTTCCTCAGCGCCGCACCATGAAGTTTCCAGACGAGCGGATTTGTCATTACCGCAACTTTACCTTTATGCTGTCGTCCGAGGTATTCTCCCAATTGAAAGACGGTCCCTCTTCCCAAAAGAATAGGATAGGTTCGTTCTCCCCCTAATTGAACCTGTACAGATAGAGGACAATTTGAAGAATGTTTCAATATTTTCTCCTTAATGTTTTTATAAATTTCCTGAGGTGTTTTTTGATCGGTTTCGATGACCCATTCAGCAGCTTGATAGGTCAATTCTCTCTCTCTCATTAAGGCCTTAATTTCTCCAAGAGGGTTGTCACCCCTTAACAAAGGCCGATGTTTTTCGTTTTTAACTCTTTTTAAAATTTCTTCCGCCGAGGCTCTTAAACAAATTAAACAACCTATTTTTTTTAAATTCTTAAGATTTTCAGGTTTTAATAGGGCCCCTCCGCCTGTTGCAACGATAAGGGAATCATCTCTTTGAGAAATGTGCCGAATCACCTCTTTTTCGATTTCCCTAAAGTAATTTTCCCCTTTTCTTTCAAAAATTTCAGAAATGGAGAATCCTTCCTTTTCTTCGATGACCTGGTCGGTATCCAAAAAGGTATACCCGGTCTGTTTTGCCAACAATTTTCCCACTGTTGATTTTCCGACACCCATAAAACCAACAAGAACAATATTCTTATGAAATTTTTGCAACGAACCGTCCTCTATTATTTTCAGGATTATTATAGCTGAAAAGGGAATAAAATGGCTAGGGGGGGAGAAAAACGCGCAGGGGAGGTTTTTAAGCCTTCCCCTGCTTTAAAAGGGTAAAATTTATTTCATGATTTTTGGTGTGAGGAAAACAAGTAGCTCTGAAGTGTTTTCATCCACTTGATGATTCTTAAAAAACCACCCCAAGATCGGGATTTTCGATAAAATGGGAACCCCGCTCGTGGAATCCGCCTTGCTGGTTTCATAAATACCGCCAATAACGGCGGTATCCCCGTCTTTCACCAAAATATTGGTGCTCGCCTGTTTCTTTAAAATACTGGGTCCGGCAGCCCCCTGGCGCGTTGATCCCGGAGCGTTTTTAGCGGTATTGATTTTCATAATCACGCTTCCATCAGCGGTCACATGAGGCGTAACGGTCAGGGTCAAATTGGCATCAACAAAAGTCGTCTGTGTTCCCGACAGGGAAGTTGTGGCAAAAGGGATTGATTCACCTTGCTCAATTTTTGCCTCCATGTTATCCAGCACCGCAATTTTTGGAGTGGAAATGATCTTGGTTAATCCCCGGGCCTCTCCAGCGGAAATGCGAAGATCTAAATTAAGGGGATTCCCTGTTAACGTCCCAAAGCTAAACCCAACACCGCCAAAGGGAGAGGCAGCGGGTAAATTCACGGCAAAACCAGGCGTCTGAGCGTTAAATGGACCTGAAATCCCGGAGGTAATGCCAATTTGATTGGTATTATTATTAATGACCTGGGAAGTTTGAGCCCCCCACTGAACCCCTAAACTTTGGGTATAGGTGGGACTGACCTGAACGATCCTGGCCTCAATCAGCACTTGAGGTGTTCGGCTATCCAGAGTTTTAATCAGGTCAGCCACCTGGTTAATATTTTTTTCAATATCTTTAATCACCAATGAATTCGTTCGGATATCGGCTGTAATCTCGCCCCGACTACTCATATTTTTTTTCAGGGGCTCCATCATTTCGACAGCCTTCGCGTAATTCACATGAATGACCTGCGTTACCAAATCTTCTGTTTTAATCTGGGAGTCTTTAACCTTCAACTCGTCATCTTGTTGTTTCGTGATATTTGCGAGGCTGGTGACACGGATGATATTACCCTCCCGGATCTGGCCTAAATTGTTCATCTTTAAAACCAGATCCAGAGCCTGATCCCATGGCACATTTTTTAATTTTAAGTTGACCTTCCCTTTTACTTCATCACCGATCACAAAATTGAATCCGCTGACTTCCGAAATAATTCTTAAAACGTTGGAAATCTCCGTATCCTGAAAATTAAGGAAAATCTTTTCTCCCACATACCTTTTCCTGGTGGTTTGCGTTCTTTCCACAAAAAGGATATTCCCTTTCTTCGGACGTTTTACCATGTTTTGGGGCGGAGCAGGAGCCGCGGCTTCAGGGGGAGAAGGTTCGGAAGGCTTCTCCTCTTTGGCCACTTCATTTTTGCTTTCGGGCTCATTCTGGACCGCCGTCTCACCGTTAGCCTGAGAAACGGGTTGGGGGACACCACTCTTCATCAAATGAACCGTGAAAACGTTTTCATCCGATTCGGTCGTAAAGGGAACATTCTCAGAGAGGTCAAGCACAATCCGGACTTTCTTGGGTGCAGGGTGTTGGCCAATTCTGATTTTTTCGACAGGAGGCAGATGAACCTTTTGAATTAAGGGACGAATCTCTTGAGTCGCACCGTTAATATCAATCACCAGACGATTCCCTTTCAGCTTAAACACCCTGGGAGCTGAGAACTCCCCGGAGATCATCACATCAACGGTCTGCTCAGTTTGATCAACCTTTATCGATTCGACATGATTTTTTCTTGTCGCAACTTTCTGTTTTTCTTCAGGAGACGGGCCGGAGGCCTGATTTTCCGCCGCCGGAGCGGTGTCCTTTGAACCTTCGGATGACGCAGAAGTTTCGGAGGTGGAAATGGCGGAAGGCGTCAGGTTAAACCCGGGCATCGAATCAGATCCCGCTTTTTCCTTACTGTCTTCTTTTGTTAATTCAACCTGTTCTGGAGGATTTGCACCCAGGTCCTTTTTCGGTATATCGACAACTAATGTTAATCCCTCTTTTCTGATAGCGGGCTCAACCTGATTTAACAATCCGATTTCAAGTCGTACGGCTTTAAAGGGTTGTGCATTTTCTATGGGAACGATACTGGTTACGGAGCCGAGATTAACATCTATTTTTTCTTTATAATTTCCTGAAGAGATTCCAGAGAGATCAACCACATACCGCAGGGGATCGGTTAAGGAAAAAGCCGTATAAGAAATCGCTTTGTCCCCTTCTATCACAATCTCGGTTTTATCCGCGTAATCCATGACTTTAATGCTATTGATTTTATTTTTTTCTTTGGAACTCGATTTGAGCATTGAACTCGTCAAACCGCAGGAGATCAGTCCGATCGAAATGATCCCGAAAATCATGATCCTGTAACACCAATTAAAAATTTTCATATCTGACCTTCCTCTGGAGGACGCAGTGAAAGAATAACAGTCCGTTTTTTCTTTTCACCGCTCACTTCTGTGTAATCTTCTTCAATAAAAACGGATTGACTGGTTACTTCTTTGACTTTTCCCCGGTTTATGCCCACTTCCATCCCGGCTCTTATCGTATACCCTTTTCCATCCGGAGTTTGAACCATGGCTAGAAAATGATTTTTCTTCAGGCCCATGATCGCGACCAATTTCAAATCTGATACCGGATAATTTAAAAGAGGAAACGCTGGATTTGAAACTCTTGAACTTCCTCCCAATAAAAAAGGTTTAAACGGATCTTTTCTTCCCTCCGGATTATAGGCGTATGCCGCTGGAGGCGGCGGATCTGCTTTGAGAGCGGGAGGCGTTGTAACCTGTTGAACAGCGGGTTGAGCAGTCACAGCGACAACCGTATTTTTTTCCGGCTTTGGGGTTAAGGCATTCTTCGGAACCGGCAGAGGTCCCGCTGGAACGGGCTTTTCGGTTGTAGCGGTATTAGAACACCCGACGAAAACAAATATTAAAAAGAAGGCGAAGATATTCAAAATTCTAATCATTTTCTTTTTTCCTGGCTAGGGGAGCTTTCTTTTTTCTCAACAGACGCAAAAGCCGTTGCTAGAAAGGTTACCGGCTCAAGCCATTTTCCCTTTTCCTGTTTGGGGTTGCCCATTTTAAGATTAGAAACATTAATCACCTGGCTGAATTTGCTGATTTGATCAAAAAACATTCCAAACTCGTGATAACTTCCCAAAAATTCCACGTCCACCGGAAGCTCAACGTACAATCCGCTGGAATTCACTCTCCTCGCACCCGGCCGCCACAACTTTATTTCCAAGCCGATTTTGTTGCCTAATTTTTCAACCTGTTCAAGGAGTTGAACAGCCTGGATTTCCGGTGGGAGCTGATCTTTTTTTAAAGCGAGTTCCCTTTGAACGTTTTCCAACTCTTGTTTAAGTTCTGCCAGACGCTTGGCTCTGACTTTATTGATGTCGATTTCCCTTTTTAAATTTTCAATGTCATTCGTCAACCGGCTGATTTCCACATTATCAGGGAGATACACAAAATAAATAAATCCCCCGATAATCATCGTTAAAAGCAAAATTAAAATCACTAGTTTTTGAAGAGGAGAAATGGGATTGAGAGAATCAGAAATAGCCATTAGGAGCTTTCGCTTTACAAAGATGTAAGAATTTGAAATTTAATTTTAAAAGTAAAAATATTCACATTAGATTCCATACTTGACCTGGATTCAATGAGTTGAACATTCTGGATATATTTTGACCGGGAGAGTTGTTCAATAAACCCGACAAGGTCGGTGTTGGACATGGCCTTACCCTCCATATCCACGTTCCCGTTCTGTTCAGAGAATGTGGAAACCCACACCCGTTCCGGTAAATTCTTACTCAATTCATCTAACAGGTGAACAGGTCCGCTCTGGTTTTTTTTCAATTGGTCAATGATTTTAATTTTTTCTTGTAAAGCCTGTTTATCTCTTTCAAGATTTTCGACTTCTTTGACTTTTTCTTTAAGCGCAGCTAATTCCTTTTCATTTGCCGTCTTTTCATTTGTCAAAGCGACAATTTTATGATCGAGCCAATACCAGCCGTACAGGGTCATCAGGATTGAAAGCACAATAACGGCCAGCCCCGAGAAAAGCTGTACCTTAGCCTGATCAGCCTTTTTTACCTTTTTTGCCTTCGGAGACCCGAGTAAGTTAATTTTAATCATCAATCGCCGATTCTTCTCATTGCGAGTCCCATCGCAACCACCGTCATGGGCCCGACCTCCTGAATATAATCAGGACTAAAAGTTTTGGGATCAAACTCAATATTTTTAAAGGGGTTGACGATTTCTACCGGAAGGGTTAATTTTTCATTTAAATAGGAAACCAGTCCTTTTAATTTCGCGCCTCCTCCGCTTAAAAATATCCGGTCGATTTGCTCCTGATTGGAGGTGTTTTTAAAGTAATCGAACGTCCGCTGAATTTCTGCCGCAATTTCTCCATTCATATTTTCGATGGAATTTGCCAGGGCTTCAGGATTCACGCCCTCAATCTCTTCCCCTTTTTTAAGCCTTTCCGCCTCATCAAAGCTTAAACTAAGATCTTTTTGGATGATTTCGGTATATTTGTTTCCGCCAATCGATATATCTCTCGTAAAAGTGAAATTTCCGTTTTTAAGGATATTGATGTTCATGACCCCCGCTCCGATGTTGACCAGAGCCGTGACGCTATTATCCAAACCGTAATTAAACTCGAACATGTTTTGAATCGTAAAGGCATCCACATCGACCACGACGGGATTTAATCCGGCTTCCTGGACAAGCGTCAGGTACTCAGTCAATTTGTCTTTTTTAACCGCAACAAGCAGGACGGACATCTGTTCCTTCCCGTCAACTGATTCGGCGGGTCCTAAAATAAATGAATCGATATTGACATCATTAATATCAAACGGGATATATTGTTCGGCCTCCCATTTTATGGACTCTTCCAGTTCCTCTTCGGTCATGACCGGAACCGTAATTTTCTTAACAATAACAGAGTGACCTGAAACCGAAATCGCTACCTCCTTGACTTTCAGCTTTTGTTCTTCTACAAGAGTTTTTATCGTTTCCACAACCCTGCCGGCGTCCATCACCGTTCCATCGACAATTAACTCCGGGTCAAGTTGAGCCACTCCTAATTTTTCTAAAGCAAAGCTCTTCCGGGTTTCTTTGAGTTGGAGAAGTTTAATGCAATTGGACCCGATGTCCAATCCCACTAAAACCTTTTTTTTCCTGCCCATTCCAAACATTTCGACCTCTAAAAAATTAACCTGCTAAGGAATCTACGAATAGTTCTTCAATTTCCCGATCATTCTTTTGATTTCAACTAAATTTTGCTGGGAGTAAATTCTCCAGTTTCTCCAATCCCTCCCGATATTCGAAATTAAACCTTCTTTTTCCCATCTAAATAAAGTTGATTTCGAAATATCGAACATTCTGCAGATATCAACCGTTTTTAACCC is from Nitrospirota bacterium and encodes:
- a CDS encoding XRE family transcriptional regulator, whose amino-acid sequence is KAAQILGLTQPKLSNLLSGKFRGISEAKMLECLARLGRDVKIVVGAPVRGKTLVVLKWSLPDSKYG
- a CDS encoding PIN domain-containing protein, producing MKDKIFLDTNILVYCFDSSDRVKKEKATQILKDLWETSNGVLSLQVLKEFFVTVTAKLPVKMDFKSAKAAILDLFSWNIYMEDRSSLEKTFEIVQKYHLSFWDANIISAAILSQCNKILSEDLRHGQVIEGVQIINPLL
- a CDS encoding tetratricopeptide repeat protein, whose protein sequence is MKGHSMEELKTLYREAMKNFRENKLNEAIGNLEKAIEIDPGFANGLEALGEMYQRAQRLDDAIRVLQRFCEIAPDEVMGHTNLSRLYQKKGMIKEAEDEQAKARLLSMKK
- a CDS encoding 3-dehydroquinate synthase codes for the protein MQKFHKNIVLVGFMGVGKSTVGKLLAKQTGYTFLDTDQVIEEKEGFSISEIFERKGENYFREIEKEVIRHISQRDDSLIVATGGGALLKPENLKNLKKIGCLICLRASAEEILKRVKNEKHRPLLRGDNPLGEIKALMRERELTYQAAEWVIETDQKTPQEIYKNIKEKILKHSSNCPLSVQVQLGGERTYPILLGRGTVFQLGEYLGRQHKGKVAVMTNPLVWKLHGAALRKSLVGAGFKILVIQIPDGERYKNIRWVNYAIGELLKNKFERGSPILAFGGGVIGDLAGFVSGTFLRGTPFVQVPTTLIAQVDSSIGGKTGVNHPLGKNLIGIFHQPGFVWMDTEFLQTLKKRDYTSGLAEVIKYGVIDDEKLFEFLEKSRDLILQKDPETVFHLVKRSCEIKAHVVSQDEKESGLRKILNYGHTMGHAIEAVTRYKTYRHGEAIAIGMHFAASVALNGGDCSKDLVERQKNLIESLNLPALLPKLKRKEILKSMAFDKKVKAGQIYFILPKTIGEVVIKPVDAKLIEKTMITLIH
- the pilQ gene encoding type IV pilus secretin PilQ; amino-acid sequence: MKIFNWCYRIMIFGIISIGLISCGLTSSMLKSSSKEKNKINSIKVMDYADKTEIVIEGDKAISYTAFSLTDPLRYVVDLSGISSGNYKEKIDVNLGSVTSIVPIENAQPFKAVRLEIGLLNQVEPAIRKEGLTLVVDIPKKDLGANPPEQVELTKEDSKEKAGSDSMPGFNLTPSAISTSETSASSEGSKDTAPAAENQASGPSPEEKQKVATRKNHVESIKVDQTEQTVDVMISGEFSAPRVFKLKGNRLVIDINGATQEIRPLIQKVHLPPVEKIRIGQHPAPKKVRIVLDLSENVPFTTESDENVFTVHLMKSGVPQPVSQANGETAVQNEPESKNEVAKEEKPSEPSPPEAAAPAPPQNMVKRPKKGNILFVERTQTTRKRYVGEKIFLNFQDTEISNVLRIISEVSGFNFVIGDEVKGKVNLKLKNVPWDQALDLVLKMNNLGQIREGNIIRVTSLANITKQQDDELKVKDSQIKTEDLVTQVIHVNYAKAVEMMEPLKKNMSSRGEITADIRTNSLVIKDIEKNINQVADLIKTLDSRTPQVLIEARIVQVSPTYTQSLGVQWGAQTSQVINNNTNQIGITSGISGPFNAQTPGFAVNLPAASPFGGVGFSFGTLTGNPLNLDLRISAGEARGLTKIISTPKIAVLDNMEAKIEQGESIPFATTSLSGTQTTFVDANLTLTVTPHVTADGSVIMKINTAKNAPGSTRQGAAGPSILKKQASTNILVKDGDTAVIGGIYETSKADSTSGVPILSKIPILGWFFKNHQVDENTSELLVFLTPKIMK
- a CDS encoding pilus assembly protein PilP, with amino-acid sequence MIRILNIFAFFLIFVFVGCSNTATTEKPVPAGPLPVPKNALTPKPEKNTVVAVTAQPAVQQVTTPPALKADPPPPAAYAYNPEGRKDPFKPFLLGGSSRVSNPAFPLLNYPVSDLKLVAIMGLKKNHFLAMVQTPDGKGYTIRAGMEVGINRGKVKEVTSQSVFIEEDYTEVSGEKKKRTVILSLRPPEEGQI
- the pilO gene encoding type 4a pilus biogenesis protein PilO; translation: MAISDSLNPISPLQKLVILILLLTMIIGGFIYFVYLPDNVEISRLTNDIENLKREIDINKVRAKRLAELKQELENVQRELALKKDQLPPEIQAVQLLEQVEKLGNKIGLEIKLWRPGARRVNSSGLYVELPVDVEFLGSYHEFGMFFDQISKFSQVINVSNLKMGNPKQEKGKWLEPVTFLATAFASVEKKESSPSQEKRK
- a CDS encoding PilN domain-containing protein, producing MIKINLLGSPKAKKVKKADQAKVQLFSGLAVIVLSILMTLYGWYWLDHKIVALTNEKTANEKELAALKEKVKEVENLERDKQALQEKIKIIDQLKKNQSGPVHLLDELSKNLPERVWVSTFSEQNGNVDMEGKAMSNTDLVGFIEQLSRSKYIQNVQLIESRSSMESNVNIFTFKIKFQILTSL
- the pilM gene encoding type IV pilus assembly protein PilM → MFGMGRKKKVLVGLDIGSNCIKLLQLKETRKSFALEKLGVAQLDPELIVDGTVMDAGRVVETIKTLVEEQKLKVKEVAISVSGHSVIVKKITVPVMTEEELEESIKWEAEQYIPFDINDVNIDSFILGPAESVDGKEQMSVLLVAVKKDKLTEYLTLVQEAGLNPVVVDVDAFTIQNMFEFNYGLDNSVTALVNIGAGVMNINILKNGNFTFTRDISIGGNKYTEIIQKDLSLSFDEAERLKKGEEIEGVNPEALANSIENMNGEIAAEIQRTFDYFKNTSNQEQIDRIFLSGGGAKLKGLVSYLNEKLTLPVEIVNPFKNIEFDPKTFSPDYIQEVGPMTVVAMGLAMRRIGD
- a CDS encoding MerR family transcriptional regulator produces the protein MKKNSKKGLKTVDICRMFDISKSTLFRWEKEGLISNIGRDWRNWRIYSQQNLVEIKRMIGKLKNYS